One Brassica napus cultivar Da-Ae chromosome A5, Da-Ae, whole genome shotgun sequence DNA window includes the following coding sequences:
- the LOC106415492 gene encoding rRNA biogenesis protein RRP5 — protein sequence MVAPSKLPSGKRNDSTKVFKSSKKPFKKTKDDVAARSEAMALQLEDVPDFPRGGGTSLSKTERKKIYEEVDAEFEAEERVSKRSKGGKPNKKRNPSEVDELGSLFDGGLTGKRPRYANKITIKNISPGMKLLGVVTEVNQKDIVISLPGGLRGLVRASEALDFTDFGTEDDENELLRDIFSVGQLVPCFVLQLDDDKKEAGKRKIWLSLRLSLLHKGFSLDSFQPGMVVTASVKSVEDHGYILHFGLPSITGFIKKSNDGNQELKTGQLIQGVVTNIDKERKIVSLSADPDSVAKSVTKDLSGMSFDLLIPGMMVNARVQSVLENGILLGFLMYFTGTVDLFHLQNPMCNKSWKDEYTQTKMVNARILFMDPSTRAVGLTFNPHLVGNKAPPLHVSSGDIFEEAKVVRVDKSGLLLELPSKPVSTPAYVSTYDAAEDEVKKLEKNFKEGNRIRVRILGLKHMEGLAIGTLKESAFEGPAFTHSDVKPGMVTKAKIISVDTFGAIVQFPGGLKAMCPLQHMSEFEVTKPRKKFKVGAELIFRVLGCKSKRITVTCKKTLVKSKLPILSSYADATEGLVTHGWITKIEKHGCFVRFYNGVQGFVARFELGLEPGSDPSSVFHVGEVVKCRVTSAVHGTRRINLSFMIKPTSVSEDDSIKLGSIVSGVIDSITPQAVTVHVKSKGLLKGTVSAEHLADHHEQAKLMMSLLRPGFELDKLLIIDIDGNNLALSSKYSLIKLAEELPSDISQLQPNSVVHGYVCNLIENGCFVRFLGRLTGFAPRSKAIDEPRADLSESFFVGQSVRANIVDINQEKSRITLSLKQSSCASVDASFIQEYFLTDEKISDLQSSDITESECSWVEKFSIGSLVKGTVHEQNELGLVVNFDNIDNVLGFIPQYHLGGATLEHGSVVEAVVLDLSRAERLVDLSLRPELINNSTKEVSSNQSKKKRRRAISKELEVHQRVSAVVEIVKEQYLILSIPEHGYTIGYASISDYNTQKLPVKQFSAGQSVVASVEALQNSLTSGRLLLLLDSVSGISDTPHSKRTKNKSSCGVGSVVHAEITEIKPLEVRVNFGQSFKGRIHITEVDDVSTSEEPFSKFRVGQSVSARVIAKPWHTNIEKSLWELSSKPAILRDSSELNGIQVREQLEFVTGERVRGYVYKVDKEWVWLTISRNVTACVFILDTGCDAQELEEFDRRFPIGKAVSGYVLTYDKEKKTARLVQRPLLDIQKSIANGGGCKTDNLDSSIPGVDATLFIHEGDILGGRISKILPGVGGLRVQIGSYVFGRVPYVVGRVHFTEINDSWVSNPLDGFHEGQFVKCKVLEISNSSKGTVQIELSLRTSLDGMTSDQLSEASNDNVNICKRFERIEDLSPDMAIQGYVKNTMSKGCFIMLSRKLDAKVLLSNLSDTFVKDPEKEFPVGKLVTGRVLNVESLSKRVEVTLKKGNAGGQPKSESYDLKQFHVGDVISGSIKRVEPYGLFITIDNTSMVGLCHKSQLSDDRIEDVQARYEAGESVTAKILKLDEEKQRISLGMKSSYFMNDDDDKTQPPSDENAKEDSMECDPVNDSKSGVLAAVGDFGFQETGYERHSGSSLVLSQVESRASIPALEVNIDDIEESGFDNDQNEKLQGVDKDEKSKRREKQKDKEERERKIQAAEGRLLENHAPESADEFEKLVRSSPNSSFVWIKYMAFMLSLADIEKARSIAERALRTINIREEDEKLNIWVAYFNLENEHGSPPEEAVKKVFERARQYCDPKKVYHALLGVYERTEQYKLADKLLDEMIKKFKQSCKVWLRKVQSHLKQDEDDIQSIVNRALLCLPRHKHIKFISQTAILEFKCGVAERGRSLFEGVLREYPKRTDLWSVYLDQEIRLGEVDVIRSLFERAISLSLPPKKMKFLFKKFLEYEKTAGDDERVEYVKQRAMEYADSTLA from the exons ATGGTGGCTCCGTCAAAACTTCCAAGTGGAAAACGTAATGACTCCACTAAAGTATTCAAGTCCTCAAAGAAACCCTTCAAGAAGACGAAGGACGATGTTGCCGCAAGGTCTGAAGCCATGGCTCTCCAGCTCGAAGACGTTCCTGACTTTCCTCGAG GGGGAGGCACTTCTCTGAGCAAAACAGAGCGAAAGAAAATATACGAAGAGGTCGACGCTGAGTTTGAAGCCGAGGAGCGTGTTTCCAAGAGGAGTAAAGGAGGTAAACCTAATAAGAAGAGAAACCCTAGCGAGGTTGACGAATTGGGATCTCTTTTCGACGGTGGTTTAACTGGGAAACGGCCTAGATATGCCAATAAGATTACCATTAAG AATATCTCTCCGGGAATGAAGCTTCTGGGAGTTGTTACTGAAGTAAACCAGAAGGATATTGTAATTAGTCTTCCAGGGGGATTACGTGGATTAGTTCGCGCAAGCGAGGCCTTGGATTTTACGGATTTCGGAACTGAG GACGATGAAAATGAACTCCTTCGAGATATTTTTTCGGTGGGCCAGCTTGTTCCTTGCTTTGTATTGCAGTTAGATGATGATAAGAAGGAGGCGGGCAAAAGGAAAATATGGCTTTCGTTGCGGCTTTCTTTGTTGCACAAGGGATTCAGTTTGGATTCCTTTCAACCGGGAATG GTAGTCACTGCAAGCGTGAAAAGCGTGGAAGATCATGGTTATATCCTTCACTTTGGATTGCCTTCTATCACaggatttatcaaaaaaagCAACGATG GAAATCAAGAGTTAAAGACTGGGCAACTTATTCAAGGCGTGGTTACAAATATTGATAAAGAACGGAAAATTGTTTCTCTTAGTGCGGACCCAGATTCAGTGGCGAAGTCTGTG ACCAAGGATCTTAGTGGTATGTCGTTTGATCTTCTCATACCAGGCATGATGGTTAATGCCCGTGTGCAATCTGTCCTTGAGAATGGGATACTGTTAGGATTTCTTATGTACTTCACTGGAACG GTTGATCTATTCCATTTACAAAATCCAATGTGTAACAAGAGCTGGAAGGATGAATATACTCAGACTAAGATG GTCAATGCTAGAATATTGTTCATGGATCCATCAACTAGAGCTGTTGGTTTGACGTTTAACCCACATCTTGTTGGTAACAAGGCTCCTCCTTTG CATGTCTCTAGCGGAGACATATTTGAGGAAGCAAAAGTTGTCCGTGTTGATAAATCAGGCCTTCTTCTTGAACTCCCTTCTAAGCCTGTTTCTACTCCAGCATATGTTAGC ACATACGACGCAGCAGAAGATGAAGTAAAGAAACTGGAAAAGAATTTCAAGGAAGGAAACCGCATCCGTGTTCGAATCCTCGGCCTTAAGCATATGGAGGGGTTGGCCATAGGGACTTTAAAG GAAAGTGCTTTTGAAGGTCCAGCTTTCACCCACTCAGATGTCAAGCCTGGTATGGTGACGAAGGCAAAAATCATATCTGTTGATACATTTGGTGCCATTGTGCAATTTCCGGGTGGTTTGAAAGCAATGTGCCCACTTCAGCATATGTCTGAGTTTGAAGTTACGAAGCCCAGGAAAAAGTTCAAG GTTGGAGCTGAACTAATATTTCGGGTGCTTGGCTGCAAATCAAAGAGAATAACTGTTACATGCAAGAAAACACTT GTCAAGTCTAAACTTCCGATTTTGAGTTCTTACGCTGATGCAACTGAAGGACTAGTGACACATGGCTGGATAACAAAGATTGAAAAGCATGGATGCTTTGTTCGCTTCTATAATGGGGTGCAAGGATTTGTTGCCAG ATTTGAACTTGGATTAGAGCCTGGAAGTGATCCCAGTTCAGTGTTTCATGTCGGGGAGGTTGTCAAATGCAGAGTAACCAGTGCGGTTCATGGTACTCGAAGGATCAACCTTAGCTTTATGATAAAACCAACAAG TGTTTCTGAAGACGATTCCATCAAGTTAGGTAGTATTGTATCTGGGGTAATTGATAGTATAACTCCTCAGGCAGTCACTGTCCATGTTAAATCCAAAGGTTTGCTGAAGGGAACAGTTTCTGCTGAACATTTAGCTGATCATCATG AGCAAGCAAAACTAATGATGTCACTTTTAAGACCTGGATTTGAGCTTGATAAGCTGCTGATAATAG ACATTGACGGCAATAACTTGGCTCTCTCTTCAAAGTATTCTCTGATCAAGCTTGCTGAAGAGCTTCCTTCGGATATTAGTCAGCTGCAGCCAAACTCAGTGGTTCAT GGTTATGTTTGTAACTTGATTGAAAATGGCTGCTTTGTCCGTTTTCTGGGTCGGTTGACTGGTTTCGCCCCTAGAAGCAAG GCAATTGACGAACCCAGGGCAGATCTGTCAGAATCCTTCTTTGTTGGACAATCGGTTCGGGCTAATATAGTTGAT ATCAATCAAGAAAAAAGCAGGATAACTCTTTCATTGAAACAGTCATCTTGTGCTTCTGTAGATGCTTCTTTTATCCAGGAGTACTTCCTTACGGATGAGAAG ATCTCGGACCTGCAATCATCTGATATCACTGAAAGTGAATGTAGTTGGGTTGAGAAATTCTCTATTGGGAGTTTGGTCAAGGGAACCGTACATGAGCAAAATGAACTGGGTTTGGTGGTGAATTTTGACAATATTGATAACGTGCTTGGTTTTATACCTCAGTATCATT TGGGTGGAGCTACTTTAGAACACGGTTCTGTTGTCGAAGCAGTTGTTCTTGATTTATCTAGGGCAGAGAGACTAGTTGATTTGTCTTTGCGGCCTGAGCTCATAAACAACTCAACCAAAGAGGTGTCCAGCAACCAGTCCAAAAAG AAACGTAGAAGAGCTATTTCCAAGGAACTTGAAGTCCACCAAAGGGTCAGCGCTGTTGTAGAGATTGTGAAGGAGCAATACTTG attttgtcGATTCCAGAACATGGTTACACTATAGGATATGCGTCAATATCAGACTATAACACACAGAAGTTACCAGTGAAACAATTTTCAGCTGGACAAAG TGTTGTTGCGTCTGTGGAGGCTCTGCAAAACTCTTTGACGTCGGGGAGGTTGCTTCTACTTCTTGACTCTGTTTCGGGTATTTCTGATACACCCCATTCTAAGAGGACAAAGAATAAATCCAGTTGTGGGGTTGGTTCTGTTGTCCACGCCGAG ATTACTGAAATAAAGCCTTTGGAAGTGAGAGTAAACTTTGGCCAAAGTTTCAAAGGAAGAATCCACATAACGGAG GTGGATGATGTAAGTACAAGTGAAGAACCTTTTTCCAAATTCAGAGTCGGGCAATCAGTGTCTGCAAGGGTTATTGCAAAGCCCTGGCATACTAATATCGAAAAGAGTCTTTGGGAGCTTTCTTCAAAGCCTGCAATACTTAGAG ACTCCAGTGAATTGAATGGCATTCAAGTGAGGGAACAGCTTGAGTTTGTTACTGGAGAGCGTGTCAGGGGATATGTCTACAAAGTGGATAAAGAATGGGTTTGGCTGACAATATCTCGCAATGTGACGGCATGCGTGTTCATTTTAGACACTGGATGCGACGCTCAAGAACTTGAGGAGTTCGATAGGCGTTTTCCCATTGGTAAAGCTGTTTCAGGCTATGTTTTGACGTAcgataaagaaaagaaaacagcaCGGTTGGTTCAGCGTCCACTACTTGATATCCAGAAAAGCATTGCCAACGGTGGAGGCTGTAAAACGGATAATCTAGACAGTAGTATTCCTGGTGTTGATGCTACTCTATTCATTCATGAAGGAGACATTCTTGGTGGAAGAATTTCTAAGATACTTCCTGGTGTTGGTGGACTTCGTGTGCAAATAGGTTCTTACGTGTTTGGGAGAGTTCCTTACGTGGTTGGGAGAGTTCATTTTACTGAAATCAATGATTCATGGGTCTCCAATCCGTTAGATGGTTTTCATGAAGGTCAGTTTGTCAAGTGCAAGGTCTTGGAAATCAGCAATTCTAGTAAAGGGACTGTGCAAATTGAATTGTCGTTACGGACATCTCTAGATGGTATGACTTCTGACCAACTCTCAGAAGCTTCAAATGATAA TGTCAATATATGCAAACGTTTTGAAAGGATTGAAGATCTTTCTCCTGATATGGCCATCCAG GGTTATGTCAAGAATACGATGTCAAAAGGTTGTTTTATTATGCTTTCAAGGAAACTCGACGCAAAAGTTTTATTGTCAAATTTAAGTGATACTTTTGTCAAGGATCCCGAAAAGGAGTTTCCAGTAGGGAAACTTGTAACTGGCAG GGTGTTAAATGTCGAGTCGTTATCCAAGCGGGTAGAAGTCACTCTGAAGAAAGGAAATGCGGGTGGGCAACCAAAATCTGAATCTTATGACTTGAAGCAATTCCATGTTGGAGACGTGATTTCGGGGAGCATCAAACGAGTGGAGCCCTATGGCTTATTCATTACAATAGACAACACGAGCATG GTTGGATTATGTCATAAATCACAGCTTTCTGATGATCGTATTGAGGATGTACAAGCCAGATATGAGGCTGGGGAAAGCGTCACCGCAAAGATTTTGAAG CTGGACGAGGAAAAGCAACGTATATCGCTTGGGATGAAGAGTTCTTATTTTATGAACGACGATGATGACAAGACACAGCCACCTTCTGATGAAAACGCTAAAGAAGACAGCATGGAATGTGATCCAGTCAATGATTCGAAGTCGGGAGTTCTTGCAGCAGTTGGTGATTTCGGGTTCCAGGAAACAGGCTATGAAAGACATAGTGGATCTTCTCTGGTTCTTTCCCAAGTTGAGTCAAGGGCTTCTATCCCTGCGCTTGAGGTTAACATTGACGACATTGAGGAGTCGGGCTTTGACAACGATCAGAATGAGAAACTACAGGGAGTCGACAAAGATGAAAAGAGCAAGAGAAGGGAAAAGcaaaaagacaaagaagaaag AGAGAGAAAAATACAAGCTGCTGAAGGAAGATTGCTGGAGAATCATGCTCCTGAGAGTGCTGATGAATTTGAGAAATTGGTTAGAAGCTCTCCAAATAGCAGCTTTGTCTGGATTAAGTATATGGCGTTCATGCTCAGTTTGGCTGATATTGAGAAAGCCAGGTCCATCGCTGAGAG GGCCTTGAGGACTATAAATATTCGTGAAGAAGATGAGAAGCTAAACATATGGGTTGCTTACTTCAATTTGGAAAATGAACATGGAAGTCCTCCAGAG GAAGCTGTTAAGAAAGTTTTTGAAAGAGCACGTCAATACTGTGACCCAAAGAAAGTTTACCACGCTCTCTTGGGCGTTTACGAGAGAACAGAGCAATATAAATTGGCTGATAAGCTGCTTGATGAGATGATCAAGAAGTTCAAGCAATCCTGCAAG GTTTGGTTAAGGAAAGTACAAAGTCATCTGAAGCAAGACGAGGACGACATTCAGTCTATCGTCAATCGTGCCTTGCTGTGTCTTCCGCGCCATAAGCACATTAAATTCATATCACAAACTGCTATTCTTGAGTTCAAATGCGGAGTTGCAGAGAGAGGGAGATCACTTTTTGAAGGCGTTCTTAGGGAATACCCAAAAAGAACAGACTTGTGGAGTGTTTATCTTGACCAG GAGATTCGATTGGGAGAAGTTGATGTGATTAGATCCTTGTTCGAGAGAGCCATTAGCTTGAGCTTGCCTCCTAAGAAGATGAAG tttttattcaAGAAGTTCTTGGAATATGAGAAAACTGCTGGTGACGATGAGAGAGTCGAGTACGTGAAGCAAAGGGCAATGGAGTATGCAGACAGTACCTTGGCCTGA
- the LOC106415493 gene encoding glycerol-3-phosphate acyltransferase 5 translates to MVMEETSRTPSPYSVVSECEGTLLKSNDPFSYFMLLAFDASGVIRFAILLFLWPVTTLLNVFSYKNAALKLMIFVATAGLRESDIELVSRIVLPKFYMDDLSMDTWKVFSSCKKRIVVTRMPRVIVEWFAKEHLSAQEVIGTELIVNRFGFLTGLIQETDIDTIVLNRVASLFVDRKPHLGLGRRPALSNSTTFLSLCEEQIHESNKWNQQVEVQPPKPVIFHDGGLVKRPTPATALTILIWFPFGIILAVIRILGVFVLPMWLIPYVISLSGCRVTVKGKPPHTAGNSGGVLFVCNHITTIDPVVISYALGHTTPIVVIFHLSRFYDILSPVPIVRFTRNRDVDAAKMKQELAKGDLVVCPEGTICHQPFLLRL, encoded by the exons ATGGTGATGGAGGAGACATCAAGAACGCCGTCGCCTTATTCAGTTGTATCAGAGTGTGAAGGAACACTACTAAAGAGCAATGATCCATTCTCTTACTTCATGCTCCTTGCCTTTGACGCCTCTGGTGTAATCCGTTTCGCCATCTTGCTGTTTCTCTGGCCCGTAACCACACTTCTTAACGTCTTCAGCTACAAAAACGCCGCTCTCAAGCTCATGATCTTTGTAGCGACGGCTGGTCTCCGCGAATCAGATATCGAGCTGGTGTCTAGAATCGTCTTGCCTAAGTTTTACATGGATGATTTGAGCATGGACACGTGGAAGGTTTTCAGCTCGTGCAAGAAAAGGATCGTGGTGACTAGGATGCCTCGAGTTATAGTGGAGTGGTTCGCTAAGGAGCATCTTAGTGCGCAAGAGGTCATCGGCACAGAGCTAATCGTGAACCGATTTGGTTTTCTCACCGGTTTGATTCAGGAAACTGATATCGATACAATTGTTTTAAACCGTGTCGCAAGCTTGTTTGTTGACAGGAAGCCTCACCTAGGTCTTGGAAGACGACCAGCTTTGTCGAATTCTACAACATTCTTATCGTTATGTGAG GAGCAAATTCATGAATCGAATAAGTGGAACCAACAAGTTGAGGTGCAGCCGCCCAAACCGGTGATCTTCCACGATGGAGGTCTCGTGAAGCGACCAACACCAGCCACTGCTCTCACCATTCTCATCTGGTTCCCCTTTGGTATCATTCTTGCAGTGATACGGATCCTTGGTGTGTTCGTTCTCCCAATGTGGCTCATACCTTACGTCATTAGCTTATCAGGCTGCCGAGTCACCGTGAAGGGAAAGCCTCCGCACACTGCTGGAAACTCTGGTGGCGTACTCTTTGTATGTAATCACATAACTACGATAGACCCTGTTGTGATATCTTATGCCCTCGGACATACCACCCCTATCGTTGTAATATTCCACCTCTCGCGGTTTTATGATATCTTGTCTCCGGTCCCCATCGTACGGTTCACCAGAAACCGTGATGTCGATGCAGCAAAGATGAAGCAAGAGCTGGCTAAAGGAGATCTAGTGGTCTGTCCCGAAGGAACCATTTGCCATCAACCATTCTTGCTCAGGTTATAA